CAACGCCTTCAATAACAGGAATTAATGTAGCAACAGCGGAATAATGTAACCCTAGAAAGTGTGCTTCAATCCCATTTTGTAATATGGTGATGTAATCTTTTATAAATGGAGTATCAGAATATTTTTCAACGAATAAGCTAGATAAGTGATTACCTGAATAAATTGAAGATAAAATATTCTCTAATTCACTTTGAGTTAAATTAGCTTCACCCTTGATATTAGCCCCAAGAATACTCTCCATATCTCCCATAGTTACATATGGAGGAATAAACCAACCAATTTTTTTAAACTCTGTCACCCAAGAATCTAAACTACCCACCGAGATATCCTTATGCTGCTAACGCTAAGCTAAGCGGACTAAAGTTGCTGGCTACAATGTGAAGCGAAGCGAAACTGAGCCAGCATTTTTAGTTCCGTTTAAGCGCCTTGTTATAACCTTACTTACTATCTTTATCTAAATCCCGTAATTGCTGAAGCTTAGACTTAAAATCCTCATCCATTAATGTGTGCCATGTATTACCTATAACAATGTAAACGATAACAGAGGTAGTTATTGCTAATAAAACTAACCAATACGAATAGAAGCCAAGTAAAAAAACCAATCCTACCAGGAAGCTAATGATTGCAATAGTAGGAACAGATTTTAAGTTATGCCATGGATAAAGAGGATAAATCCGATTTATCATCGCCTCGGAGTTTCCAAACCACAATAGAAAAATGGCCATGCCAGAGTTGACTATTAAGCTAATGCAAAAACAAATAGACGCAAAGCTAATCGCTAAAGCTTCTTGAACTTGAGAGCTAGCACTTAATAGTGAGAGAAAGTAGCCGATTGACAACGCTGAGAATGATGAGTGCACCCAAAAATATATAGAACAAAAATCTTTATTGATCATGCACCCGAACCTTATCCAGAGTTATAACGCCGCCAACACAGGCGAGCGTCAGCGAGTCCAGCCAGCTTGCTGGCGTTTGTGATTGGCCTTGTTATGTCTCTGTGAAATAGCCACAGTCGGAACATTTAAAACCGTGCTTATGAAAAAAAAAGGAAACCCTATAACGATGAACAACAAATAGGCTGGAACTTTTCCTTTTGTATGATGTTCGACATTTTCACTACCACAATTTTTACAAGTTTCAATACTAGAACCACACTCAGCATCTACTGCTAATGAGAAATCATTTGTCAAAAGAGTGATTGCCGCGCTTTCATGTTCCTTGGCGACTAACACTCGAACACCGCCCATTGCATTAGAGTATAACCATTGCATATTTATCGTATGTTCATCTGCGACAAATGCAGGGATACCCGCACTGCTTAATGCCGCTTTAGCAATATTCGCGTCCAGAGGAAATGAATAACTCGCAATTACTATAAGATTACTCATAACTCTCCTTGTAAACATAACGCCGCCAACACAGGCGAGCGTCAGCGAGTCCAGCCAGCTTGCTGGCGTTTGTGATTGGCCTTGTTATGAGTTGTAAATAAGAGCAAAGAACTCACTTCAGGACTCTTTAGGTAAACAACGCTACCGCTGCCAATATTGAATGAAGCACGCCGAATGTTCAACGAGATGACCAGCTGAGATTTTGGATATTGAGCACTACAGCCAACTACCTTGCCCCGCTCTCCGGCAGGCGATGCTGGCGCTACCCTTTTGCTTCGCCATTTCAGTTTGCACAGCTCTGTGATAACGCTATAAACGACTCTGTGGCTGGCAGATTATTGACTCATAACGCCGCCAACACAGGCGAGCGTCAGCGAGTCCAGCCAGCTTGCTGGCGTTTGTGATTGGCCTTGTTATGAATTTAAGTAAGAGCCATAACTTATTGCCGGATTTTTCGATTAAACGAAGCGTCTTACCGTTGGCCAATATTGAATGAAGCACACCGAATCCAGCACGAAAGGCTGGCCATCCAGGCGCTTGAACACAACCCAGTACCAGAAGTCTTTGCCTTCTTCTTGGTGATATTTGATAGACAACAATGCTAGATCTGGCAAGGACTCCCAAGAGTCAAACGGTACCTCATCCCTGGAAGTTTCAACACCTGCGTTTAACAGCATACGTCGCACATACTGGGTATCAGACCACAATGATTTATCTGAGGCATAAATACCCATAGCATTAGCAATGGCTTTCATCTCTGGGTAACTATGACCAAGAATGTTGGCAACAGAAGCAATTCCGCATCCAGTGGTTTCTTCCTGAACTACTGACTCAAGCACTGACCTCTCCTTTAATGCATAACGCCGCGCTCACCGCGTAAATTGCGAGCGTAGCGAGTAATTTATCCGAGTGCAGCACATTGTTATGCGATCTCGTGCGTTAGCAACTTCTTAAACTCCGCCACGAGTAGTTTTTCTCTTTCTTCTATAAACTGCCTGAAGTTTTCTAATGTAAGATCAATATCTGGGATATAGTGTCTTTCCATATACGCTTTTTTATCTTTTTGATTCGGATACTTTTCTTTTATCCAGACATCAAAATCCTTACCTGATTTTTCTTGGTTAGGGACTCCCTCAAGTAACTGCAAATTAGCTACATAATTATAGTTTTCGAGATAGAACTCGATATCCTCGGCTTTGATCCCACGTTTCTCAAGCCGCTTTCTAGTAAATAACTTTTTTGGAAATATGTGGTCTTGATGGAACTTATTTCTGAAATCGAGCGATGGATAAATAAATGCAAGGGCGGAATAAGTGTATGCTTGCGCATATTGATAATACAAAAGATTATCTATTTCATCATCATCAAATGATATAGCCTTAGTCCCGCCTTTCAATTTATTCACAATACCAAGCAATGGAAACCCATCTTCAGAAGCGTTTATGACCTCACGAATCGGTCTAAGCACATTGTCTGGCTGTCCGCTAAACGTTCTTTTCAAGAGCACCATCACAAGCCACTTGAATATCTTTTGCCTATCATTTTGATATTTCGAAGATTCAGCAAAATTGTCTGGACTACCAATTTTATAAAGATATCCAGCTACGGGTATAAGGGCGTTATTTGAGGTTAGCGTCTCTCTGTGGTAACCAAGACTTGAAATCAAAACAATTGCAGACTTGATTGCTTTTGTTATGTCATCCCACTGCCTCTCAATGATGAGCATATTTTCCTGATTAAAATTATCAACCTTAAATGCGATATCCCTAAAACCAGATATAACCAAGCAGCTTTTCAACACAAAATCTTTATTAATATTGAAGCCATCCCCTATGGCGTTTATTTCGTCAACGAATTCTGTAATTTCCTCTCGCGCATCTTTTTCTTTCCATTGCGCAGTGGCTATTGAAAGCAAAAGATCAGAATAACTTAATTGTGTTCCACCACTATTGACGCGAATAAATATATTGAGAACCTTATCTAAACTTTCACCCTTCTCCAAAAAGAAATTTATAGACTTATTTTTATGGATAACCTCCCACAGTTTGTATAAAGCCTCATTTGCAAATTCAGCCTTATCCTCTTCGAGCTTGAGCAAACCATTTTTGATTAAGTATTTATTTATGTCAGCAGGTTTTTCGAGATCGAGAATGTCGCCAACTATAAACCAAAAATGGTCATCATCAGACTGCTGATGCTCTTTCTTCGTCAAGAACTTAAAGTCAAATACAAAGTCAGCATCCTCTGCACGCGAAAGCAGATTAAGGCATAGCTTTCTTTTTGGAAACGCGGAATCATTATCCCATCTCTTTCGAGGGAGTTTATAGGCATACGTTCCTTTTAATCCTATATAGAGAGATGTAAGACGCTGTTGACCATCCAATATAGCGGTAATTCCATTTTCACCACTTATATCTGCCTTTGGATTATGCGTGTTATCTCGTTCATGGTACTCACGAACAAACTCATAGAACTGAAAATTGCTTATATTCTGCCTCTCGACTTCCCAAAATAGAAATGAACTTATTGGGTAATCCCTCATTAGTGAATCAAAAAGACGTTCTATCTGATCCACCCCCCAAACAAATTCACGTTGAATGGCCGGAAGCAAATAATTCTTCTTGTGTACATTATCAATCGCTTCTTTGATCGTTATCGGCTCTACAAATGCCATTCAATTTACTCCGTTTATTTATTCGCATAACGCGAAGTTAAGGGGCTGGCGGTACGCCAGTCCCAGCGAGTGTAACGAGCGAGCTTGAATGCCTTGTTAGCTTTCTCGCTCCCTTGTTCTTTCGCGGATGCTGAGCAAACGTATTTTTGTATTTGGACTCAAATACTCATCATCATAAAATATTACGCCTTCTTCTTTCATGCTTTCCAGCTCATTTATAATTCGCTTGGATGGAATATTATCTCTTAACGACTCCACCAGCTCTTCAGCGGTAACAATTTTTCTTCTTCTGGCGAAAGATCGCAAGGCCATTAATATATGATTTCTAACAGTTTCTTCTCTGGCTTCAATTTCAATCATCCTTGAAGTTTGAATTGCGTTATCTAGCAATACTTCTAGTTCTTTCCCGATGCCTGAAACCCTTCCGTCTACCATCTGCTGCTTTTCTAGAATCTCATTTAACTGTTTGTCCAGAGCAGACTTTATCTCTTGTACTTTTTCTTCGGCTTTTCTGTCTGCCTCTTCAAGGATATCGCTTTTGTTTCCAGCACCACTACCAACTCCATCGCCACTCCAAATATGCTTTCGCATATCAGAGACCGTATCCTTCATCATAGAAAAAGTATCCGAATAAAGCTTGTCGAACAAATTCTCTAGTCGTTTAACGCTCGCATCAATTCCTTTGGCCGCTTCAGTTGTTGACTTGGATGCCTCGTTGGACATTTTGAAAAATACGATGGACAACCATATCGCCCCAATCGCAAGAACCAATGAGGTTATCGAAGCTATCAGGCCAACCATCTCAATCCCTGACAAATATTTATCCACCGTAAGTAACTCCTTTTCGGTCCTTTAAGCTAACGCAAAGCGCACCGGTGGCCTTTACAGAGCGAAGCGGCGTAAAGGACATCCGAGTGCCGCGTTTTGTTAAGGCTTTCGCCCCGTAGTAATTTGATTAGACAGCACCGGGAGCACATAAATTGTTCTCAACATAGCCTCAGCTATCTCCAGAGCAGCTATTAGCTCCGGTGGTCGAGCAACCTCTACTTCATGGGCTGCGACATTCCCTAAAAACCGATGGCCGTGCAATATAGCCGCTTGATCATTTGATAAAACGCCATCGCTGGCCAACCCATCAATTAGCTTTTCAAGATTACCACCTTTGACCTTTCTGTCTTTGCATATGGCTTCTATTAATGCACGTAAACCAATTGCCGTTAATAGTGGGAGTTGAGCATTCATAGCACCAATAATTTCGCGGTAAATGGACCGGATTTTCTGCGGCAGCAGGTGATCATCGCCAAAGGTTTGGCGCTGGTTTCTTGAATTTGGATAAGTTCGCCAGCTTGAATCCATCTCCCCAGTGTGCGGATTCCAGTCAGCCTCGTCCCATTCCGAAATGGCGTATGCATAACTATCGCAGCCTGCGCACTGACAAAAATAATGCTTCTGACCCCATTTCTCAGCTTCAAATGGATGAGAGTCCACAGAACGCTCTGCAATAATTAGGTGGTTGGTAGAGCGTTTACAGTCGCCACAGTAAATTTTGATCTTATCTCCGATAGCCATACTCTCGTAGCCTTAACAGCTAATTCAACGACTAATGACATCTATGCAAACCGCACCTATTCCGCGAAGCATACACCTCATCATTAAAATTTCTCTTTTTATCAAAAGCTTAAGGCTCCATAAAACGACGCCTCGGGGAATAAGCGTCAAATGTCGCTTTCCACACTAAATTTCTGTTCGTTTATGCATTTTTGCTCACAGTAACTATTCCATATTTTTCAGTGCTTTATAAGCTTTGTAGACCAAGAATCATGAAGTTTTACGACAATTGTCGTATAGCTCCGGTTTCGTTGTGCAATCATCGCAGCAGCAACTAAACTACTGTATATAAGAACAGTGTACAGGTGAGCGCATGATTATGGATGTACCACCCAAACTGCCAGACCAGCCTACTCGCTTCATGGATCAACTGCGTGCCTTGATCCGTAGCCGAAATCTGGCCTACAAAACAGAGCAAACTTATTGCCACTGGATTAAACGGTTTATTCGCTTTCATGGCATGCGCCACCCCTCTACCTGCTCTAAAAAAGAGGTAGAGCAGTTTCTTTCTCATCTTGCGGTACAGCGCAACAACAGCGTAAGTACACAACGCACCGCTCTGAATGCGCTCGTTTTTCTGTTTCGGGAATTTCTTCAGCAACCGCTGGGTGAGTTGTCGTTTGAGCTGGCAAGAAAGCCTAGGCGACTGCCCACGGTTTTTACCCATGATGAAGTTAAAGCCGTAATAAGCCACTTAGAAGGCACCTCACAACTGGTGGCGCGTTTAATGTATGGCTCAGGCCTGCGCATTAACGAAGTGTTGCGGCTTCGAGTCAAAGATATCGATTTTGGCATGCAGCAAATTATTGTGCGCAGCGGTAAAGGTAATAAAGACCGAGTAACCCTGCTGCCAGACTCCTTGCTAACGCCACTGTCTCTGCAAATTGAAGCCTGCCTGATACTCCATAAGCAGGACCTGGCGAGTGGCCATGGTGAGGCTTACCTGCCCTTTGCACTGAATCGCAAATATTCGAGCGCAGCCAGTGAGCCGGCTTGGCAATATCTGTTTCCGGCGGGTAAGTTGGCCATAGACCCACGCAGCAATGTGGTGCGTCGCCATCATTTATTGGATCGCGGCGTGCAACGAGCCATTGGAGCGGCCATTCGCAAGGCTGGTATTTACAAACAGGCAAACAGCCACGTGCTGCGTCACAGCTTTGCTACCCGGTTACTTGAGGCCGGGTACGACATTCGTACTATTCAAAAACTGCTGGGCCATGCCGATGTGCGTACCACAGAAATTTATACCCATGTGGCACGCAAGGGAGGATTCGGGGTGAGAAGTCCGGTCGACGATGGTTTTTAGCGAGCCGACAGGCTAGCGCAGAGCCTTACAGGCGTCTATTATCTCATTTTTTATTATAAGACAGCACCCGCTACATGCACTTGGCTCAATTGAAGCCTCGCATTATAAGCAAGAATAAGTGGCAACATGAATTCAGATAGGGTGATTGATGTAGACTGTCGTTCTTTGCCTTGCTTGGATTAAGTAATCGCTCATCATTGCTGTGGAATTTTCAGTCGATTTGCCCTTTAAAAGCTAAAACAATTGGCAACGGACCCCACGGAACACGGAAATATAAAGATCAAACCGGAAAGGTCTATTAGTAGTAAGAGCCAAATATCGCATCCTGAACGAGATGAACTCTTACTATTAAAAAGCGCTTGTCGGCCGCGATCTTGTCCGTGCGCTCTGCTCTTTTCCGTGGCAAAAATAGCTCTTTTTTTAAGGTTTCGGCTGCGTCGACATGCGAGAGCAAGTGCTCGCCTGCAAAACATCAAAACCCTGCGCTGATCCTACCCTTCGCCCATAAAAAACCGGCCAATCGGCCGGTTGTTATTTACGCTAGTTATTAAATTACTTAGCTAATTTATTTAACTATTTAGTTAGCTAACATATTTAGCCGCTTACTTATTTTGCTAAAAGCGCATTGGCTTTTTCAACAACGTTATCAACGGTAAAGCCAAAGAACTTAAATAGCTCATCGGCAGGAGCCGACTCACCGAAGCTGTGCATGCCAATAATATCGCCGTTTAGGCCAACGTATTTAAACCAGTAATCAGCAATGCCCGCTTCTACTGCTAAACGCTTAGCAACGGCCGCTGGCAATACGCTTTCTTTATATTCCACAGATTGTGCATCAAACACATCGGTACACGGAATAGACACCACTCGCACTTGCTTGCCTTGGGCGCTTAACTGCTCACTTGCCGCGATGGCCAGCTCAACTTCGGAGCCGGTGGCAATAATAATCAGCTCTGGCATGTTGGCACAATCTTTGAGCACGTAGCCGCCTTTAGCCACATCGGCCAGTTGCTGCTCGTTGCGCTCAATTTGGCCTAAGCCTTGGCGAGAGAAGATCAATGACGTGGGGCCGTCTTTACGCTCAATGGCCGACTTCCAGGCCACGGCAGACTCCACTTGGTCACAGGGGCGCCAAGTGCTCATGTTGGGCGTTAAACGCAAAGATGCAATTTGTTCAACCGGCTGGTGGGTGGGGCCGTCTTCACCCAAACCGATAGAGTCGTGGGTATAAACGAAAATGGCGCGCTGCTTCATGAGCGCGGCCATGCGCAGGGCATTACGGGCATATTCCACGAACATCAAGAAAGTGCCGCCGTAAGGAATAAAGCCGCCGTGTAAGGCCACGCCATTCATAATGGCGCTCATGCCAAACTCGCGTACGCCGTAGTGCAGGTAGTTGCCGCTAAAATCATCACTGCTGATGGCTTGTGAGGCTTTGTGCATGGTCAGGTTAGAAGGCGCTAAGTCGGCACTGCCGCCCAACAACTCAGGCAAGATAGCACCAAAGGCATCGAGGGAGTTTTGTGAAGCTTTACGAGTGGCAATTTTTGCCGGATTAGCTTGCAGCTCTTTAATAAAATCGCTGCTGGTTTGTGCCCAATCAGCAGGCAGATCACCTTTTAAGCGACGGGTTAATTCTGCGGCTAATTCAGGAAACTCAGCTTGATAAGCGGCAAAAGCTTTATTCCACTTGGCTTCGGCGGCGGCGCCCTGCTCTTTGGCATCCCATTTAGCATAAATGTCAGCGGGAATATCAAAAGCGGCATGCTCCCAACCCAATTTTTCACGGGTAGCGGCCACTTCAGCATCACCTAGCGGTGAGCCGTGAGAATCGGCGGTGCCGGCTTTATTGGGTGAGCCAAAACCAATAACGGTTTTACAGCAAATTAAAGTGGGGCGTGAGCTATCGGCGCGGGCGGCATCAATGGCTTGGGTTAACGCGGCTGAGTCATGACCGTCGACATTGGCAATCACTTGCCAGCCGTAAGCTTCAAAGCGTTTAGGAGTGTCATCACTAAACCAACCGTCTAACTCACCATCAATAGAGATGCCATTGTCATCCCAAAAGGCAATCAGCTTACCTAACCCTAAGGTGCCAGCTAGTGAACAGGCCTCGTGTGAAATGCCTTCCATTAAGCAACCATCGCCTAAAAAGGTATAGGTGTAGTGATCCACAATCTCATGATTGGGGCGGTTAAACTGGGCCGCTAAGGCACGCTCAGCAATGGCCATACCCACGGCATTAGTAATGCCTTGACCTAGCGGACCTGTGGTGGTTTCTATGCCAGGAGCATAGCCGTATTCTGGGTGGCCCGGTGTTTTAGAGTGCAATTGACGAAACTGTTTCAGATCCTCAATCGACAAGTCATAACCCGTTAGGTGCAATAAAGAGTACAACAACATAGAGCCGTGACCGTTAGATAAAATAAAGCGGTCGCGATCGGCCCAGTTAGGGTTGCTGGGGTTGTGTTTGAGGTAATGGCGCCACAACACCTCGGCAATATCAGCCATGCCCATAGGGGCACCGGGGTGGCCAGAATTTGCTTTTTGTACGGCATCCATACTGAGTGCGCGCACGGCATTGGCCAGCACTTGACGAGAAGGCATCAACATCTCCTGAGACAGTTACGTAATATAAAAGAGGTAAGGTGAGCAAAAATTGTCGCGCGTATTGTCCCAAAGACTGTGGAGCGGCGCAAATTTAATCTTAACAAGTGTGCGCTTGGCCAACTAACTCAACATAAGGGCAAAAAAGTGGCTTGATATTGTGTTGAGCTTACGACATTTTGCTGGTAATCGCGGATGGCTCTCTTTAGAATAGCCGTCTAGATGTTAATACCGCCATCGTTCATCGTCGCTTAGCACTTGCTGGTTTATGCAGTTGGGGTTTGCCAAGGTGGTTTATTAGCACATCGGAATTACTTTATTACGTTAGGAAATCATCATGGCCAAACTATTTACCTCCGAGTCCGTATCCGAAGGTCATCCGGATAAAATTGCCGATCAGATCTCAGATGCGGTGTTAGACGCCATTATTGAACAAGATCCCAAAGCGCGTGTGGCCTGTGAAAGCTTCGTTAAAACCGGCATGGTGATTGTGGGCGGTGAAATTACCACTACCGCTTGGGTGGATATTGAAGATTTAGTGCGCAAAACCGTGAGTGACATTGGCTACACCAGCTCAGAAATGGGCTTTGATGGCGCCAGCTGTGCGGTATTAAACGCCATTGGTAAGCAGTCTCCAGATATTGCCATGGGCGTGGATCGCCGTGATCAAGACCCTTATGTACAAGGTGCCGGCGACCAAGGCTTAATGTTTGGCTATGCCTCTAATGAAACTGATGTCTTGATGCCCGCCCCCATTACTTATGCTCATAAGCTAATGCGCCGCCAGGCAGAAGTGCGAAAGTCTAAAGAGTTGGCTTGGTTGCGCCCCGATGCAAAATCACAAGTCACCTTTGTTTATGATGAGCAAGGCAAGCCCAGCGCCATTGATGCGGTAGTGTTATCTACTCAACATTGTCCTGAAATAGACCAAGCCACACTGCAAGAAGCAGTAATGGAAACCATTATTAAGCCGGTGTTACCGGCTGAGTGGTTAACTAAAAACACCAAGTATTTTATTAACCCTACTGGCCAATTTGTCATTGGTGGCCCCATGGGCGATTGCGGTTTAACGGGTCGTAAAATTATTGTTGATACCTATGGCGGCATGGCACGCCACGGTGGCGGTGCGTTTTCGGGTAAAGATCCCTCTAAGGTAGACCGCTCTGCCGCCTATGCCGCGCGTTATGTGGCGAAAAACATTGTTGCGGCGGGTCTTGCTGAGCGCTGCGAAATTCAGGTGTCTTATGCCATTGGCGTGGCTGAGCCTACTTCAATTAGCGTAGAAACCTTTGGCACGGGTAAAGTAGCAGAAGACTTAATTGATGCGCTAGTACGTGAGCACTTTGATCTGCGCCCTTATGGCCTTATTCAAATGCTGGACTTAAATCGTCCCATCTATCAGCCTACTGCGGCTTACGGTCATTTTGGTCGTGATGAGTTCACTTGGGAAGCCACCGATAAAGCCGCGTTATTGCGCGATGCGGCGGGGTTAAAATAAACGCTAACATAAGCACATTTAAAGGGAAGCTGCGGCTTCCCTTTTTATTGGTTAACCATTTAACATAGCGCACCACGCTGCCTAAGCCCGTAGGACGAGATTAGAAAATAGGTAATAATGACCGCTGATTTAGAACAAAGAGTGCGTGAGCGAGTAGTGCAATGCCTGCGCATTGCCGCTCACGAATTATCACGAGAGTTTATAGAGCCTGTGGTGCGCTTTAACCAAGGGGGGCGTATTGCAGGCTCGGCGTGGCTAGAGCGCTGGGAGCTGCGCTTTAACCCCATATTGCTGGCCGATAATGAAGCTGAATTTATGAGTGATATTGTGCCTCATGAAGTGGCGCACCTTGTTGCTTTTGCCTGTTTTGGTAAGGTAAAACCTCATGGCCGTGAATGGCAGCATATTATGCACGCCGTATTTGGCTGTGAGCCGCGCACGCGCCACCGTTTAGACACCACTAAAGTGGCACCTACTTTTAGTTATCACTGCTCATGTCGACAGCATCAATTGACCCTTAGGCGCCATAACAAGATAATGCGCGCCAAGCAGCGTTATTTATGTTTGCACTGTAATGGTGAATTGCAGCCTATTTAAATACCTCTGAACTTGTTGCTGATGCACATTCACTGCTAGGAAATTATTTTTTATGAACATGTTTCGGTTACTTCGTCGCTATCGTATCGCGGCTATTTTTGTTGTCTTTAGCAGCCTATTTTCAAGCTTTGCGGTTTTAGCCAGTGACATAGTGGTAGGCTCTTGGAACATTCAACGCTTAGGCCATGGCAGCCAAAAAAGCTTTGCCGCCTTAGCCACTATTGCCGGCAAGGTGGACTTGCTAGCAGTACAAGAAGTGATGACCGAACAAGGCATTACAGACTTAGAGCGCGCCTTAGAAAAGCACACTGGTGAGTCGTGGAGCCATTTACTTTCTCATGCGCTGGGTGCCAATAGTTATAAAGAACACTATGCCTTTATCTGGCGAGACTCGGCGGTAAAATATGTAGATGGCGCTGTGGTCTATTTAGATAAGCAAAATCATTTTGCGCGCGAGCCTTTTTCAGCCCGCTTTCAGTCTAAGCGCGATCACAGCGAGCTAGCCATGGCGACGGTACATATTGTGTATGGTAAAACTATTAAAGACCGCACCCCAGAGATTAATGCGTTAGCCGAATACTGGTTATGGATGAAAGAAATTTATCCTAATACGCCTCTCGTATTAGCAGGCGATTTTAACCTCGACCAAGCTCATGCTGCTTGGGCGCCACTCAAACGCTATGCCAAACCGCTAATCACCCAAGGTGCCTCCACGCTGTCTGACACCGCCGGTAAATACGTTAATCTTTACGATAATATTTGGGTGGAGCGCGACAGTCATTTAAAAATAAAACAACAGGGCGTGATTGATTACCCCAAGTTAATTGGCTGGGATCACAGTAAAAGCCGCAAACATGTCTCCGATCATGCGCCTATTTTTATGGCGTTAGGTAATAGTCAGTTTGATAATGCCACTGCCAGTTTAGCGCCTTTTAGCCAAGCGCCCAGTAATTACGTGGCGCCAAAGAAAAACCCTAAGCCTCAGGTGGCAGCAAGCACCCAAGACCGTGAAATACGTGCCAATAAAAACTCTGGTATTTTTCATCGCGCCGATTGCCCCAGCTATGCCCGCTTAGGCGTAAAAAATCGCGTCGTGTTTGACAGTGTACAAGCGGCACAACAAGCCGGTTATCGCCTTGCTAAAAACTGCCCCTAAGCCAACACCCGCTGTTTTATAGCGAGTGATTCGCTCTCGCGCTACACTAGCGCTTATTTAGGCTTTATGAGTAAGCGGCCTAGTGCCCTGCTCTTTTAAAAAAGATGTGTGTAATTTATGCGTATACCGCGAATTTATGAAAACCAGCCGCTGCAAACGGGACTTACGCTGACACTGTCTAGCGATAACGCGAATCATGTGGGCCGTGTATTACGTATGCAAGCAGGTGAGTCGCTGCTGCTATTTAATGGCTTAGGCGGACAATATCACGCCACTATTACCACCGCGGATAAAAAAGTCGTACAGGTAGAACTGGGGGCTTTTGATGATCAAGAATGTGAGTCGCCACTGCCTTTTCACTTAGGACAGGTGATCAGTCGGGGTGAAAAAATGGAATTCACCATTCAA
This genomic window from Oceanisphaera avium contains:
- a CDS encoding sunset domain-containing protein → MNMFRLLRRYRIAAIFVVFSSLFSSFAVLASDIVVGSWNIQRLGHGSQKSFAALATIAGKVDLLAVQEVMTEQGITDLERALEKHTGESWSHLLSHALGANSYKEHYAFIWRDSAVKYVDGAVVYLDKQNHFAREPFSARFQSKRDHSELAMATVHIVYGKTIKDRTPEINALAEYWLWMKEIYPNTPLVLAGDFNLDQAHAAWAPLKRYAKPLITQGASTLSDTAGKYVNLYDNIWVERDSHLKIKQQGVIDYPKLIGWDHSKSRKHVSDHAPIFMALGNSQFDNATASLAPFSQAPSNYVAPKKNPKPQVAASTQDREIRANKNSGIFHRADCPSYARLGVKNRVVFDSVQAAQQAGYRLAKNCP